One part of the Cryptosporangium phraense genome encodes these proteins:
- a CDS encoding bile acid:sodium symporter family protein, whose product MFRRFRPDPYIVALLTMVALASVLPARGVVEDVLDQLIIVAIGFLFFLYGARLSTETVIAGIRHWRLHLLVLAFTFVLFPVLGLAIRLLPDAVLSSELAAGVLFLCLLPSTVQSSIAFVSIAKGNVAAAICTASLSNVLGVIVTPLLVAVVLSNNGVSLSGGTIVKIVVQLLVPFALGQALRPWIGGFVGRHKKVLGLLDRGSILLVVYTAFSGAVVAGVWSKLSAWDLVALVVVSCVLLAAVLVTTSVVAKRLGFNREDRITIVFAGSKKSLATGVPMATVIFGTGAGLVILPLMLFHQLQLIVCAVLARRWGASAPTEADADREAVAA is encoded by the coding sequence ATGTTCCGTCGATTCCGCCCCGACCCTTACATTGTGGCGCTGCTCACAATGGTCGCGCTCGCTTCCGTGCTGCCGGCGCGGGGCGTCGTCGAGGACGTACTCGACCAGCTCATCATCGTCGCCATCGGGTTCTTGTTCTTCCTGTACGGCGCGCGGCTGTCCACGGAAACCGTGATCGCAGGCATCCGCCATTGGCGGTTGCACCTGCTGGTGCTGGCCTTCACGTTCGTGCTGTTCCCGGTGCTGGGGCTGGCGATCCGGCTACTGCCGGACGCGGTCCTCTCGTCCGAGCTGGCGGCCGGCGTGCTGTTCCTCTGCCTGCTGCCGTCGACCGTGCAGTCGTCGATCGCGTTCGTGTCGATCGCGAAGGGGAACGTGGCCGCGGCGATCTGCACCGCGTCGCTGTCGAACGTGCTCGGTGTGATCGTGACGCCGCTGCTGGTCGCGGTCGTGCTCAGCAACAACGGGGTGTCGCTGTCGGGCGGGACGATCGTGAAGATCGTGGTGCAGCTGCTGGTGCCGTTCGCGCTCGGGCAGGCGCTGCGGCCGTGGATCGGCGGGTTCGTCGGGCGGCACAAAAAGGTGCTCGGGCTGCTCGACCGCGGGTCGATCCTGCTGGTCGTCTACACCGCGTTCAGCGGCGCGGTGGTGGCCGGGGTGTGGAGCAAGCTGTCGGCCTGGGACCTGGTCGCGCTGGTCGTCGTGTCGTGCGTGCTGCTGGCCGCGGTGCTGGTGACGACGTCGGTGGTCGCCAAGCGGCTCGGGTTCAACCGGGAGGACCGGATCACGATCGTGTTCGCCGGGTCGAAGAAGAGCCTCGCGACCGGCGTGCCGATGGCGACGGTCATCTTCGGTACCGGCGCCGGTCTGGTGATCCTGCCGCTGATGCTGTTCCACCAGCTGCAGCTGATCGTCTGCGCGGTGCTGGCCCGCCGTTGGGGCGCGTCCGCGCCCACCGAGGCGGACGCTGATCGCGAGGCCGTCGCGGCTTAG
- the rpmG gene encoding 50S ribosomal protein L33, with amino-acid sequence MAKGNELRPVVKLRSTAGTGFTYVTRKNRRNDPNRLTLTKYDPRAGRHVEFREER; translated from the coding sequence ATGGCGAAGGGCAACGAGCTCCGTCCGGTCGTGAAGCTGCGGTCGACCGCGGGCACCGGATTCACGTACGTGACCCGCAAGAACCGCCGGAACGACCCGAACCGCCTCACGCTCACGAAGTACGACCCGCGAGCGGGTCGACACGTGGAGTTCCGCGAAGAGCGCTGA
- a CDS encoding helix-turn-helix transcriptional regulator, with protein MFTARVLDEERPGPGRSEVHELLDRARAHSGGGLVVQGQPGIGKTSLLRYAADAATGFVVLTAEGVEAESDLAFAALHRLLMPLSARISSLPRMQAATLTRAMAGDPADVPGELPLCVAVLELLVRTARRRPVLVCVDDVHLIDDASRDVLAFVGRRLASEKVAMLFAAPDDRPAPAGLPSLTLPGLDPSACTALIDRLLAGDVAADVAAVVGQSCAGNPRAIEELTRTLSADQRAGRVPLPDTLPLYSRVRKEYDDRIARLPIATRRLLVLVAADEQLDVRTLGRAAEAGGGSLSALAPAEAAGLVHESDGAVRFRFPLLRAAVYRSAAASDRRTAHRLLADVLPADADAAPPSEGAPWSRAEAAARLRRAWHLAALLETDAAPPRPGAAATAAPPTAAPPTAAPPTAAPPTAAPPTAAPPTAAPPTAAPPTAGPGAADPDPAGPGAAGPGAASPNPAVVAAAGPVAGGGDVVGGGAGRGDVVGELAAAAAAVRGSGDHSAASVAAERVAELSAEAGDRASHLLAAAQDAWLAGQPHRAGVLLARVRPPQPETALHGFRDLLRGEIELRTGLPAAAQEHLIQAATRLGEPHRTAAMIALIHAGEPDFLAGDQRRYLSVLDRVLALRTGHESPEAELMFEFCAGMSATFNRRHREAVAPLRRVLELAPQHDDPTLLVWASLVACILGQESLGLGLSVRARAAAQVRGEVAVIPRTLELTTYAQLWLGRHPSAAASAEEGLQRARELGQVGSASFHLATLALLAVPRGDEQTCVVRARAAIAEADDRGLAMSVAMANWALAALDLTVGRTAEAASRLQVLVSDAGAGRSHPLVRMMAAPHFVEAALRCGDRQAASTVGRYFTEWADATGSPAPKALAARIRAMVATEPGVAEENYREAMRLHLLGDHDFERARTELLYGHELRRRRGSLAARNVLHSALETFERLDANPWAEACHGELRAAGEASGPPKTNDSLTPQQLQIAGLAAQGATNREIAAKLYLSVRTVDHHMRNIFVRLGVRSRVELVRLMF; from the coding sequence GTGTTCACCGCACGGGTTCTCGACGAGGAACGACCCGGGCCCGGCCGGTCCGAGGTGCACGAGCTGCTCGATCGGGCCCGCGCCCACTCCGGCGGCGGCCTGGTCGTCCAGGGCCAGCCGGGCATCGGCAAGACCTCGCTGCTGCGGTACGCGGCCGACGCCGCCACCGGCTTCGTCGTCCTGACCGCGGAGGGCGTCGAGGCGGAGTCCGATCTGGCCTTCGCCGCGCTGCACCGGCTGCTGATGCCGCTCTCGGCCCGGATCTCGTCGCTGCCGAGGATGCAGGCGGCGACGCTGACCCGGGCGATGGCCGGTGATCCGGCGGACGTGCCGGGGGAGTTGCCGCTCTGCGTCGCGGTGCTGGAACTGCTGGTGCGAACGGCCCGGCGGCGTCCGGTGCTCGTCTGCGTGGACGACGTCCACCTGATCGACGACGCTTCCCGGGACGTGCTGGCGTTCGTCGGGCGGCGGTTGGCGTCGGAGAAGGTCGCGATGCTGTTCGCGGCGCCCGACGACCGTCCGGCGCCGGCCGGTCTGCCGTCGCTGACGTTGCCCGGCCTCGACCCGTCGGCCTGCACCGCGCTGATCGACCGGTTGCTGGCCGGGGACGTCGCCGCCGACGTCGCCGCGGTGGTGGGGCAGTCGTGCGCGGGGAACCCGCGCGCGATCGAGGAGCTGACCCGGACGCTCTCGGCCGACCAGCGCGCCGGCCGGGTGCCGCTGCCGGACACGTTGCCGCTCTACAGCCGGGTGCGGAAGGAGTACGACGACCGGATCGCCCGGCTGCCGATCGCTACCCGGCGGCTGTTGGTGCTGGTCGCGGCCGATGAACAGCTCGACGTGCGGACGCTCGGCCGGGCCGCCGAGGCCGGTGGAGGGTCGCTGTCGGCGTTGGCGCCGGCCGAGGCGGCCGGCCTCGTCCACGAGTCCGACGGCGCGGTCCGCTTCCGGTTCCCGCTGCTGCGGGCCGCGGTCTACCGGTCCGCCGCCGCGTCCGACCGTCGCACGGCCCACCGCCTGCTGGCCGACGTCCTTCCCGCGGACGCTGACGCCGCGCCGCCGTCGGAGGGGGCGCCATGGTCCCGGGCCGAAGCGGCAGCCCGCTTACGCCGAGCCTGGCACCTGGCCGCCCTCCTGGAGACGGATGCCGCCCCGCCGCGCCCGGGCGCGGCGGCTACGGCGGCCCCGCCTACGGCGGCCCCGCCTACGGCGGCCCCGCCTACGGCGGCCCCGCCTACGGCGGCCCCGCCTACGGCGGCCCCGCCTACGGCGGCCCCGCCTACGGCGGCCCCGCCTACGGCGGGCCCGGGCGCGGCGGACCCGGACCCGGCGGGCCCGGGCGCGGCGGGCCCGGGCGCGGCGAGTCCGAACCCGGCCGTCGTGGCCGCGGCTGGTCCGGTTGCCGGCGGGGGTGACGTCGTCGGGGGCGGTGCCGGTAGGGGTGACGTCGTCGGGGAGTTGGCGGCGGCGGCCGCGGCCGTCCGGGGGAGCGGGGATCATTCCGCGGCCTCGGTCGCGGCCGAGCGGGTGGCCGAGCTCTCGGCCGAGGCCGGCGACCGAGCGTCCCACCTGCTGGCCGCGGCCCAGGACGCCTGGCTGGCCGGCCAGCCGCACCGGGCGGGCGTGCTCCTCGCCCGGGTCCGGCCGCCCCAGCCGGAGACCGCGCTGCACGGCTTCCGCGACCTCCTCCGCGGCGAGATCGAGCTCCGCACCGGCCTGCCCGCCGCGGCCCAGGAACACCTCATCCAAGCCGCCACCCGGCTCGGCGAACCCCACCGCACGGCCGCGATGATCGCGCTGATCCACGCCGGCGAACCGGACTTCCTGGCCGGCGACCAACGCCGCTACCTGAGCGTCCTCGACCGGGTTCTGGCCCTGCGGACCGGCCACGAGTCACCCGAAGCCGAGCTGATGTTCGAGTTCTGCGCGGGCATGTCGGCCACGTTCAACCGCCGCCACCGCGAAGCGGTCGCACCCCTGAGGCGGGTCCTCGAGCTCGCGCCGCAGCACGACGACCCCACCCTCCTGGTCTGGGCGAGCCTCGTCGCCTGCATCCTCGGCCAGGAGTCACTCGGCCTCGGCCTCTCGGTCCGGGCCCGGGCCGCGGCCCAGGTCCGGGGCGAGGTCGCGGTGATACCGCGGACGTTGGAGCTCACCACCTACGCCCAGCTCTGGCTCGGCCGCCACCCCAGCGCGGCGGCCAGCGCCGAGGAAGGGCTCCAGCGCGCCCGCGAGCTGGGCCAGGTCGGCTCGGCCAGCTTCCACCTGGCGACGCTCGCGCTGCTCGCGGTCCCGAGGGGCGACGAGCAGACCTGCGTCGTCCGGGCCCGGGCCGCGATCGCCGAGGCCGACGACCGAGGACTGGCGATGTCGGTGGCGATGGCCAACTGGGCCCTGGCCGCCCTCGATCTGACGGTCGGACGCACGGCCGAGGCGGCCTCGCGGCTGCAGGTGCTGGTGTCCGACGCCGGCGCCGGCCGGTCGCACCCGCTGGTCCGGATGATGGCCGCGCCGCACTTCGTCGAGGCCGCGCTGCGCTGCGGGGACCGCCAGGCCGCGAGCACGGTCGGCCGCTACTTCACCGAGTGGGCCGACGCGACCGGCAGCCCGGCCCCGAAGGCGCTGGCCGCCCGCATCCGGGCGATGGTCGCGACCGAGCCCGGCGTCGCCGAGGAGAACTACCGCGAGGCGATGCGGCTGCACCTGCTGGGCGATCACGACTTCGAGCGGGCCCGCACCGAGCTGCTCTACGGCCACGAGCTGCGCCGTCGTCGCGGTTCGCTGGCGGCCCGGAACGTGCTGCACAGCGCGCTCGAGACGTTCGAGCGCCTGGACGCGAACCCGTGGGCCGAGGCCTGCCACGGTGAGCTGCGGGCGGCGGGGGAGGCCTCGGGGCCGCCGAAGACCAACGACAGCCTCACCCCGCAACAGCTCCAGATCGCCGGCCTGGCCGCCCAGGGCGCGACGAACCGCGAGATCGCCGCGAAGCTCTACCTGAGCGTCCGGACGGTCGACCACCACATGCGCAACATCTTCGTCCGCCTGGGAGTGCGCTCCCGAGTGGAGCTGGTCCGCCTGATGTTCTAG
- a CDS encoding YnfA family protein yields the protein MKVAALFALAALAEIGGAWLVWQGWREHRGLLWIAGGIVALGIYGFVATFQPDPNFGRILAAYGGVFVAGSLLWGVVVDRFRPDRFDVLGAVICLVGVAVIMYAPRGT from the coding sequence GTGAAGGTAGCTGCGTTGTTCGCGCTGGCCGCGCTGGCCGAGATCGGTGGGGCCTGGCTCGTCTGGCAAGGCTGGCGCGAACACCGGGGTCTGCTCTGGATCGCGGGCGGGATCGTCGCGCTGGGGATCTACGGGTTCGTCGCGACGTTCCAGCCCGATCCGAACTTCGGCCGCATCCTGGCCGCGTACGGAGGCGTGTTCGTCGCCGGGTCGCTGCTGTGGGGCGTCGTCGTCGACCGGTTCCGGCCGGACCGGTTCGACGTGTTGGGCGCGGTGATCTGCCTGGTCGGAGTGGCCGTCATCATGTACGCCCCGCGGGGGACGTAG
- a CDS encoding phosphoketolase translates to MTPADLAERVRQVDDADLARVDAWWRANNYLTVGQIYLQANPLLHEPLRPEHIKPRLLGHWGTSPGLSFLYAHVSRLIRITGQQAIYLAGPGHGGPALVAAGWLEGTYSEIYPRVGRDLEGMGRLFRQFSAPGGIPSHVSVTTPGSIHEGGELGYVLVHAFGAVMDNPDLLALAVVGDGEAETGPLEGAWKGISFLNPARDGAVLPVLHLNGAKISGPTVLGRKSPEEVRSLLSGHGYDVIEVEGSDLPGMHYGFAGALATAWASIKRIQEGARSGEWDGSRPRWPMIVLRTPKGWTGPHEVDGVPVEGTFRAHQVPLSGVRDNPEHLALLEQWMRSYRPEELFADGQPNSDVLAANPSGDLRMSASPHANGGLLTRDLDLPDFRDYAIDVPAPAGARAESTRKLGELMRDIYTRNPDRFRLFCPDETNSNRLGAVFEASDRAWAEEVLPSDVSLSRDGRVMEVLSEHNCHGWLEGYNLTGRHGLFATYEAFAMVSASQTIQHSKWLEEANHLSWRAAVPSLNVLLTSTAWRNDHNGFSHQGPGLIQTVLTQRGSVSRIYLPPDANCLLSVADHCFRSRSYVNLIVIDKQPQLQYLTIDEAIEHATRGASIWDWAGNDDGSVDPDVVLACAGDVVTMETVAAASILREKLPHFRVRVVNVIDLMTLPRRKDHPHGMEGTFFRELFTDHVDVVFAFHGYPGAIHQVVHGRPDADRFHVRGFIEEGTTTTPFDMVVKNKASRYHLVIDALNNAKRTPPGASDLKAWCEAQLEKHSAYVVEHLEDMPEVRDWVLPARDVAPY, encoded by the coding sequence CTGACTCCCGCCGATCTCGCCGAGCGGGTCCGGCAGGTCGACGACGCCGACCTCGCGCGCGTCGACGCCTGGTGGCGGGCGAACAACTACCTCACCGTCGGGCAGATCTACCTGCAGGCCAACCCGCTGCTGCACGAGCCGCTCCGGCCCGAGCACATCAAACCGCGGCTGCTCGGCCACTGGGGCACCAGCCCGGGCCTCTCGTTCCTCTACGCGCACGTGTCCCGGCTGATCCGGATCACCGGCCAGCAGGCGATCTACCTGGCCGGCCCGGGCCACGGCGGTCCCGCGCTGGTCGCGGCCGGCTGGCTCGAGGGCACGTACTCCGAGATCTACCCGCGCGTCGGGCGGGACCTCGAGGGAATGGGCCGCCTGTTCCGCCAGTTCTCGGCGCCGGGTGGGATCCCCAGCCACGTGTCGGTCACGACTCCTGGATCGATCCACGAGGGCGGCGAACTCGGATACGTCCTCGTGCACGCGTTCGGCGCGGTGATGGACAACCCCGACCTGCTCGCGCTCGCGGTCGTCGGCGACGGGGAGGCCGAGACCGGGCCGCTCGAGGGCGCCTGGAAGGGCATCTCGTTCCTCAACCCGGCCCGCGACGGCGCCGTGCTGCCGGTGCTGCACCTCAACGGCGCGAAGATCTCCGGCCCGACGGTGCTGGGCCGGAAGTCTCCCGAGGAGGTCCGGTCGCTGCTGTCGGGCCACGGGTACGACGTCATCGAGGTCGAGGGTTCGGACCTGCCCGGGATGCACTACGGCTTCGCCGGAGCGCTCGCGACCGCGTGGGCGTCGATCAAGCGCATCCAGGAGGGCGCGCGGTCCGGCGAGTGGGACGGTTCCCGTCCGCGGTGGCCGATGATCGTCTTGCGGACGCCCAAGGGCTGGACGGGCCCGCACGAGGTGGACGGCGTGCCGGTCGAGGGGACGTTCCGCGCGCACCAGGTGCCGCTGTCCGGCGTTCGCGACAACCCCGAGCACCTGGCGCTGCTCGAGCAGTGGATGCGTTCGTACCGTCCGGAAGAGCTCTTCGCGGACGGACAGCCGAACTCCGACGTGCTCGCGGCCAATCCGTCCGGAGACCTGCGGATGTCGGCGTCGCCGCACGCCAACGGCGGGTTGCTGACCCGCGACCTCGACCTGCCCGACTTCCGCGACTACGCGATCGACGTGCCGGCGCCGGCCGGCGCGCGGGCCGAGTCGACGCGCAAGCTCGGCGAGCTGATGCGTGACATCTACACCCGCAACCCCGACCGGTTCCGGTTGTTCTGCCCGGACGAGACGAACAGCAACCGCCTCGGCGCGGTGTTCGAGGCGTCCGATCGGGCCTGGGCCGAGGAGGTGCTGCCGTCCGACGTGTCGCTGAGCCGCGACGGCCGGGTGATGGAGGTGCTGTCCGAGCACAACTGCCACGGCTGGCTGGAGGGCTACAACCTCACCGGGCGGCACGGGCTGTTCGCCACGTACGAGGCGTTCGCCATGGTCAGCGCGTCGCAGACGATCCAGCACAGCAAGTGGCTGGAGGAGGCCAACCACCTGTCGTGGCGGGCCGCGGTGCCGTCGCTCAACGTGCTGCTGACGTCGACGGCCTGGCGCAACGACCACAACGGGTTCTCGCACCAGGGGCCCGGGCTGATCCAGACCGTGCTCACCCAGCGGGGTTCGGTGTCGCGGATCTACCTCCCGCCGGACGCCAACTGCCTGCTCTCGGTGGCCGACCACTGCTTCCGGTCGCGGTCGTACGTCAACCTGATCGTCATCGACAAGCAGCCCCAGCTGCAGTACCTGACGATCGACGAGGCGATCGAACACGCGACGCGGGGCGCGAGCATCTGGGACTGGGCCGGCAACGACGACGGGTCGGTGGACCCGGACGTGGTGCTGGCCTGCGCCGGTGACGTGGTGACGATGGAGACGGTCGCGGCGGCTTCGATTCTCAGGGAGAAGCTCCCGCATTTCCGGGTCCGGGTCGTGAACGTGATCGACCTGATGACGCTGCCTCGGCGCAAGGACCACCCGCACGGCATGGAGGGCACGTTCTTCCGCGAGTTGTTCACCGACCACGTCGACGTCGTGTTCGCGTTCCACGGCTACCCGGGGGCGATCCACCAGGTCGTCCACGGCCGTCCGGACGCCGACCGGTTCCACGTCCGCGGGTTCATCGAGGAGGGCACCACGACGACGCCGTTCGACATGGTCGTGAAGAACAAGGCGTCGCGGTACCACCTGGTGATCGACGCGCTGAACAACGCCAAGCGGACGCCGCCCGGGGCGAGCGACCTGAAGGCGTGGTGCGAGGCGCAGCTGGAGAAGCACTCGGCGTACGTCGTGGAGCACCTCGAGGACATGCCGGAGGTGCGCGACTGGGTGCTTCCGGCCCGGGACGTGGCACCGTACTGA
- a CDS encoding esterase/lipase family protein: MRRVLILLLAAVAAIAFAPTAPAQAATDVPVVFVHGYTGSASNWTTAESVFRAGGYSSSRLFAYEYNSYGNNITNAQGLSTFVDNVKRQTGASKVDIVNHSMGGLVSLWYIKQLGGASSVRRLASLAGANHGTTSAGACLTFTTCQQMYPGSSFINTLSAGDETPGPTVYRTWYSPCDGIIIPYTSTVLSGATNTYVACETHLGYLTDTSILTQVRSYLTA; encoded by the coding sequence ATGCGCAGAGTCCTCATCCTGTTACTGGCCGCGGTGGCCGCGATCGCGTTCGCGCCGACGGCACCGGCCCAGGCGGCCACCGACGTGCCGGTCGTGTTCGTCCACGGCTACACGGGCAGCGCCTCGAACTGGACGACGGCCGAGTCGGTCTTCCGGGCCGGCGGCTACTCGAGCAGCCGGCTCTTCGCCTACGAGTACAACTCGTACGGCAACAACATCACGAACGCGCAGGGCCTCTCGACGTTCGTCGACAACGTCAAGCGGCAGACCGGGGCCTCGAAAGTGGACATCGTGAACCACTCGATGGGTGGCCTGGTGAGCCTCTGGTACATCAAGCAGTTGGGTGGGGCGTCGAGCGTCCGGCGACTGGCGTCGCTGGCCGGGGCGAACCACGGGACGACGTCGGCCGGGGCCTGCCTGACGTTCACGACCTGCCAGCAGATGTATCCGGGGTCGTCGTTCATCAACACGCTGAGCGCGGGTGACGAGACGCCCGGGCCGACCGTGTACCGGACCTGGTACTCGCCGTGCGACGGGATCATCATCCCGTACACCAGCACGGTCCTGAGCGGGGCGACGAACACGTACGTCGCCTGCGAGACCCACCTCGGGTACCTGACCGACACGTCGATCCTCACCCAGGTGCGGAGCTACCTGACCGCCTGA
- a CDS encoding type B 50S ribosomal protein L31, which yields MKPGIHPQYRPVVFRDRSADEAFLTRSTVATDRTIEWSDGNTYPLVDVDISSASHPFYTGQQRVIDSAGRVEKFRARQAKRR from the coding sequence ATGAAGCCTGGCATCCACCCCCAGTACCGCCCGGTGGTGTTCCGTGACCGGTCCGCGGACGAGGCGTTCCTGACCCGCTCGACGGTGGCCACGGACCGCACGATCGAGTGGTCGGACGGCAACACGTACCCGCTGGTCGACGTCGACATCTCGTCGGCGAGCCACCCGTTCTACACCGGTCAGCAGCGCGTCATCGACAGCGCCGGCCGCGTCGAGAAGTTCCGCGCCCGCCAAGCCAAGCGTAGGTAA
- a CDS encoding LysR family transcriptional regulator, translating to MFDPVQLRSFLTVARTRSFTRAATELGVQQSTVSQHIRKLEQATGRPLFLRDTHTVLLTADGEAMLGFARALDEIHEQAAGYFAGSDLRGRLRFGVSQDLALTQLPRILRDFRRTHPLVDLELTVELSGTLHKALQDGQLDLVFAKRMAGPGEGQLVWRERLAWLGVPDLRLDPTGPVPLIIYPPPSLTRERALQVLEEQRRPWRAVCTSASLNGLAAAALGGLGVVPFVQRLGPAGLAEVPAQYRLPALGEVEFVLLHTDRVVPESAEALAAAIRTAA from the coding sequence ATGTTCGACCCGGTCCAACTCCGCTCGTTTCTCACTGTGGCCCGCACCCGGAGCTTCACCCGGGCCGCCACCGAGCTCGGCGTCCAGCAGTCGACGGTGAGCCAGCACATCCGCAAGCTCGAGCAGGCGACCGGGCGGCCGCTGTTCCTCCGCGACACCCACACCGTGCTGCTCACCGCCGACGGCGAGGCGATGCTGGGGTTCGCCCGGGCCCTGGACGAGATCCACGAGCAGGCCGCCGGGTACTTCGCCGGGTCCGATTTGCGCGGCCGGCTGCGGTTCGGGGTGTCCCAGGATCTGGCGCTGACCCAGCTCCCCCGCATCCTGCGGGACTTCCGCCGTACCCACCCGCTGGTCGACCTCGAGCTCACCGTCGAACTGAGCGGGACGCTGCACAAGGCCCTGCAGGACGGGCAGCTCGACCTGGTGTTCGCGAAGCGGATGGCCGGGCCGGGAGAGGGACAGCTGGTCTGGCGGGAGCGGCTGGCCTGGCTGGGCGTGCCCGACCTGCGGCTCGACCCCACCGGCCCGGTACCGCTGATCATCTACCCGCCGCCGTCGCTGACCCGGGAGCGGGCGCTGCAGGTCCTCGAGGAACAGCGCCGGCCGTGGCGGGCGGTGTGCACGAGCGCCAGCCTCAACGGGCTGGCCGCGGCCGCGCTGGGCGGCCTGGGCGTGGTGCCGTTCGTGCAGCGGCTCGGGCCGGCCGGGCTGGCCGAGGTCCCGGCGCAGTACCGGCTCCCGGCACTCGGCGAGGTGGAATTCGTCCTGCTGCACACCGACCGCGTGGTCCCGGAGTCGGCCGAGGCGCTGGCCGCCGCCATCCGCACGGCAGCCTGA